The nucleotide sequence GATCAACTCCGCGCAGAACATGAGACTTTCGGACGCGAGTTCGACACCGAGGGGTGCGCGGGGTCGAACGCCCGTACCGCGCGCGCTCTCCCACCCCCGGAGCGGCCCGCGCGATTTCCGGCCCGCCGACGATGACGCCGCATCGCGGTCCGTACCCGGCCCGTACCGCCGCGGACGAAAGGCGCCGGACGAGGGTGGCGCCGCGCTCGTCCGGGAACTTTAGGGTTCGCGGTGTACGTCGTCGGGTCGGTGGCCCGGCGTTCCGGGTGCGAGCGCGCTGGCGCGGTGAGGTGGGTGGACGCGTGGTCCGAGGCAGTCTGTGGAGAAGACGCGTGGGCGGGTTCGCCGCCACCGCGGTGTTCGTCGCGGGCCTGGTGGCGTGTAGCGACGACTCCGGAAGCGATGCCGCGCCCGCCGGTTCGCCGTCGGCACCCTCCGGCCCCCCGGCCGCGCCCGGGACCCCGCCCGGGGGCTCCGCGGCACCGTCCGCCGCCCCGACGGCACCCGGGGTGCCGTCGGTGACCGTGGCCGGCGACGTCGTCACGGGCCTGGACTCGCCTTGGGGCATCGCGCCCCTGCCGGACGGCGACACCCTGGTCACGTCGCGCGACACCGGAACCGTCTCGCGCTTCGGCCCCGGCACGAACGGCGTGGTCGAGGTCGGCCGCGTGCCCGGCTCGGAACACCGCGGCGAGGGCGGCCTGCTCGGGCTCGCGCTGTCGCCGGGCTTCGCGCAGGACGGCTGGGTGTACTTCTTCACCACGACCGCCGACGACAACCGCATCCTGCGCATGAAGTACGCCCGCGACACCGGCCTGACCTCCCCCGAGGTCCTGCTGACCGGCATCCCGGCGGGCACCAACCACGACGGCGGGCGGATCGCCTTCGGCCCGGACGGCATGCTCTATGCCGGCACGGGCGAGGCGAACGACAAACCGCTGGCACAGGACGTCGGCTCGCTCGGCGGCAAGATCCTGCGGCTCACCCCCGACGGCAAGCCCGCCCCGGGCAACCCGTTCCCGGATTCGCCCGTCTACAGCCTCGGGCACCGCAACGTGCAGGGACTCGCGTGGGATTCGGCCGGGCGCCTGTGGGCCTCCGAGTTCGGCCAGAACAAGTTCGACGAGATCAACCTCATCACCCCGGGCGCGAACTACGGCTGGCCCGAGGTCGAGGGCCGGGCCGGGAACCCGAAGTACGTCGACCCGCTCATCGAGTGGCCGACCGACGAGGCGTCGCCCAGCGGCATCGCCATCGTCGACGACGTCATCTACGTCGCGTGCCTCAAGGGCTCGCGCGTCTGGCAGGTGCCGATCGAGGGCACGCGACTGGGCACCGCGACGTCGGTCCTGCAAGGCACGTACGGCCGCCTGCGCACGGTGCTGCCGGCGCCCGGAGGCGGCGGCCTGTGGGTCTCCACCAGCAACACCGACGGACGCGGCACGGTCCGAGACGGGGACGACCGCATCCTCGACGTCAAACTCGGCTGACGCGCGCACACCGCCGGGATGACGGGTCGCCGTGCCGGGCGGCCCGTCGGAGGCTCCGTGCGGGCCGCGGCCCGCGGCCCGCACGCCGCGGCTGTCAGGCGGAGTCGAGCAGTTGCAGCCGGTTCGCCAACGCGGCGGCCTCGCCGCGGCTGGAGACCTCGAGCTTGCCCAGGATGTTGGAGACGTGCACGCTCGCCGTCTTCGCGCTGATGAACAACTCCTCCGCGATCTGCCGATTGCTGCGCCCCGCGGCGACCAGCCGCAGGACGTCGCGCTCGCGCGGCGTCAGGGCCGGCGCCCCGACCGGGTCGGCGGCCCCGGCCGCCCCGGCGTCCGCCGAGGAGG is from Yinghuangia sp. ASG 101 and encodes:
- a CDS encoding PQQ-dependent sugar dehydrogenase, with the translated sequence MGGFAATAVFVAGLVACSDDSGSDAAPAGSPSAPSGPPAAPGTPPGGSAAPSAAPTAPGVPSVTVAGDVVTGLDSPWGIAPLPDGDTLVTSRDTGTVSRFGPGTNGVVEVGRVPGSEHRGEGGLLGLALSPGFAQDGWVYFFTTTADDNRILRMKYARDTGLTSPEVLLTGIPAGTNHDGGRIAFGPDGMLYAGTGEANDKPLAQDVGSLGGKILRLTPDGKPAPGNPFPDSPVYSLGHRNVQGLAWDSAGRLWASEFGQNKFDEINLITPGANYGWPEVEGRAGNPKYVDPLIEWPTDEASPSGIAIVDDVIYVACLKGSRVWQVPIEGTRLGTATSVLQGTYGRLRTVLPAPGGGGLWVSTSNTDGRGTVRDGDDRILDVKLG